One window of Aliarcobacter lanthieri genomic DNA carries:
- a CDS encoding ferredoxin-thioredoxin reductase catalytic domain-containing protein, whose product MIQKIDIESLVFKNELENTKDFTKDVIKQYNLVFNPDDEVNESIQMGLTRNMLIYGKRYCPCFMVIEENQNEKNRLCPCTPALSDEIPNKGSCHCGIFCTHQKAKELSLEMNTKEAIVTHFRGLTKEECQELFNKEEINSIELEALLEAREKGAIKFNLVDTREWMEWISARIKGTDYLVPTTSFYNSIEELNDKKDIPVVVYCHSGSRSAYCQRIMENMGFKKVVNLDYGIISFRGEIIRGEE is encoded by the coding sequence ATGATACAAAAAATTGATATAGAGTCTTTAGTTTTTAAAAATGAATTAGAAAATACAAAAGATTTTACAAAAGATGTAATAAAACAATATAACTTAGTTTTTAATCCAGATGATGAAGTAAATGAGTCCATTCAAATGGGATTGACTAGAAATATGCTTATTTATGGGAAAAGGTATTGTCCCTGTTTTATGGTTATAGAAGAAAATCAAAATGAAAAAAATAGATTATGCCCCTGTACACCAGCTTTAAGTGATGAAATACCAAATAAAGGAAGTTGTCATTGTGGAATTTTTTGTACACATCAAAAAGCTAAAGAATTAAGTTTAGAAATGAATACAAAAGAGGCAATAGTTACACATTTTAGAGGATTAACAAAAGAAGAATGCCAAGAACTATTTAATAAAGAAGAGATTAATTCAATTGAATTAGAAGCATTACTTGAAGCTAGAGAAAAAGGAGCTATAAAATTTAATTTAGTAGATACTAGAGAGTGGATGGAATGGATTAGTGCAAGAATAAAAGGAACTGATTATTTAGTTCCAACAACTAGTTTTTATAATTCTATCGAAGAGTTAAATGATAAAAAAGATATTCCTGTAGTTGTATATTGTCATAGTGGAAGTAGAAGTGCTTACTGTCAAAGAATTATGGAGAATATGGGATTTAAAAAAGTTGTGAATTTAGATTATGGAATTATAAGCTTTAGAGGAGAGATAATTAGAGGAGAGGAATAA